From the genome of Malus sylvestris chromosome 6, drMalSylv7.2, whole genome shotgun sequence, one region includes:
- the LOC126625091 gene encoding uncharacterized protein LOC126625091 isoform X2: protein MSSDPMNPPGLVVSITEPILSFLTSASTDPHLSHELQQIASNLSSKPTVPYKSLRALWVASDASTRPHLAQLFSGCEFVLTSPKPREKSEELKARLKKLAEVLERNAYAELVKDITPKKETTEPFSSYKDQLGFGYAAFRALFNHSPVMNAAGGILGLVIGMLVETFIFIIRTSSQDLRSSSSTSKLKKNQ, encoded by the exons ATGAGCAGTGATCCGATGAACCCACCTGGACTGGTCGTATCGATCACCGAACCCATCCTCTCATTCCTCACCTCAGCATCCACAGACCCACACCTCTCTCATGAACTCCAGCAAATTGCTTCCAATCTATCCTCCAAACCCACTGTACCGTACAAGTCTCTCCGAGCTCTTTGGGTTGCATCTGATGCCTCGACCCGACCGCACTTGGCCCAACTCTTCTCCGGATGCGAGTTCGTCCTCACCAGCCCCAAACCCAGAGAAAAG AGTGAGGAGTTGAAGGCTAGACTTAAGAAGCTGGCTGAAGTTTTGGAGAGGAATGCATATGCAGAACTTGTGAAGGATATTACACCTAAAAAAGAAACCACTGAGCCTTTCTCTTCTTACAAGGATCAACTTGGCTTTG GATATGCTGCATTCAGAGCTTTGTTTAACCACAGTCCCGTCATG AATGCTGCTGGAGGCATTCTTGGATTGGTCATTGGCATGCTCGTGGAAacatttattttcattattagAACTTCTAGTCAAGATCTCAGATCATCTTCTTCCACATCCAAGCTAAAGAAGAATCAGTAG
- the LOC126625087 gene encoding inositol-tetrakisphosphate 1-kinase 1-like, whose protein sequence is MAERRFGVGYALAPKKQRSFIQESLVNLAKSRGIDLVRIDTDRSLADQGPFDCVLHKLYGDDWKRQLAEFRVKNPNAVILDAPEAIERLHNRISMLQVVSELKIEHESNTFGIPKQIVIYDKETLFDRQAWEGLKFPVIAKPLVADGSAKSHKMALVFNHDGLDNLKPPIVLQEFVNHGGVIFKVYVVGGYVKCVKRKSLPDVSEEEKLGSLDGLMSFSQISNLANNERTDDKYYKMMQLDDTEMPPQSFITDIARGLQQAMKLNLFNFDVIRDARFGNRYLIIDINYFPGYAKMPGYETLLTDFFCDIVQKKEKDGLESTGLDSYEVLSCDDEVRKIVSCDGDDGGDLNIEEENPIQV, encoded by the coding sequence ATGGCGGAGCGGAGGTTCGGCGTAGGCTATGCTTTGGCGCCCAAGAAGCAGCGGAGCTTCATTCAAGAATCGCTCGTCAACCTCGCCAAATCGCGCGGCATCGATCTCGTTCGGATCGACACTGACCGCTCGCTGGCGGATCAGGGTCCCTTCGACTGCGTGCTGCACAAGCTCTACGGCGACGACTGGAAGCGGCAGCTGGCGGAGTTTAGGGTCAAGAACCCTAATGCGGTGATACTCGACGCGCCGGAGGCGATCGAGCGCCTGCACAATCGGATTTCCATGTTGCAGGTGGTTTCGGAGCTGAAAATCGAGCACGAGAGCAACACGTTTGGGATTCCGAAGCAGATTGTGATATACGACAAGGAAACGCTGTTTGATCGCCAGGCGTGGGAGGGTCTGAAGTTTCCGGTGATTGCGAAGCCGCTGGTGGCGGACGGCAGCGCCAAGTCGCACAAAATGGCCTTGGTTTTCAACCATGACGGTCTGGACAACCTCAAACCCCCAATTGTGCTTCAAGAGTTTGTGAACCATGGCGGCGTCATATTCAAGGTGTATGTGGTTGGAGGGTATGTGAAATGCGTGAAGCGTAAGTCGCTTCCGGATGTTTCCGAAGAAGAGAAATTAGGGAGCTTGGATGGCTTGATGTCGTTCTCGCAGATATCGAATCTTGCAAACAATGAGAGGACTGATGACAAGTATTATAAAATGATGCAGCTGGACGACACTGAGATGCCGCCGCAGAGTTTCATCACTGATATTGCAAGAGGCTTGCAGCAGGCAATGAAGTTGAACTTGTTTAACTTTGATGTGATCCGGGATGCAAGGTTTGGCAACCGCTACTTGATAATCGACATTAATTACTTTCCTGGGTACGCCAAGATGCCTGGCTATGAGACTCTGTTGACGGACTTCTTTTGTGACATTGtgcaaaagaaagagaaagatgggTTGGAGAGCACTGGTTTGGATAGTTACGAGGTTCTTAGTTGCGACGATGAAGTGAGGAAAATTGTAAGTTGTGATGGGGATGATGGGGGTGACCTTAACATAGAAGAGGAGAACCCAATTCAAGTTTAA
- the LOC126625086 gene encoding uncharacterized protein LOC126625086 — MGRKKPKDPETDAVSAAQSDVFMTLFGEAASHDAAPAIFSESNPFRRKNQESGFGFVAPSAQPAENTNNGESENNGDDGDGEVQKRKRKNKEKAASGLINEEAPQSHVELEGEKPKKNKLPETLNSENPNLGSELEGVPRQENDEPSETTNAVAKKKDGRKRKRDEVEREYEVKKYGVKEGEEDRDKEKRTVGEKRKTVDNPADMLVSNEGFDDESKLLRTVFVGNLPLKVKKKALMKEFIKFGEVESVRIRSVPILDTKRPRKGAILTKQIHDKADSVNAYIVFKTEESAQASLSHNMAVVEGHHIRVDRACPPRKKLKGESATVYDHTRTVFVGNLPFDVKDEEVYQLFCGINNLGSGVEAIRIIRDPNYGIGKGIAYVLFRTRETANLVVKKRNLKLGDRELRLSHAKPESTPTKRKKPSSASEANSSAKKRAVDSRSPDFNKSSSKASYQGLRAGKPGVQKKFNAKGSRPDKFESKSPSGMKPKERKDKRPSVAARKAKEAHKGGAASKQTGTKRKLDSRTPDSSQQKKKFKKYR; from the exons ATGGGTAGGAAGAAACCCAAGGACCCAGAAACCGACGCCGTTTCAGCAGCTCAGTCCGACGTCTTCATGACCCTATTCGGCGAGGCCGCCAGCCACGACGCCGCCCCTGCCATCTTCTCCGAGAGCAACCCCTTCAGGAGAAAGAACCAGGAATCCGGGTTTGGGTTTGTTGCCCCTTCGGCTCAACCTGCTGAGAACACCAATAATGGCGAGTCTGAGAACAATGGTGATGACGGGGACGGCGAGGTGCAGAAACGGAAGCGgaagaacaaagaaaaggcGGCTTCCGGTTTGATTAACGAAGAAGCTCCACAGAGTCATGTGGAGTTGGAGGGcgaaaaaccaaagaaaaataaactgCCGGAAACGCTCAATtctgaaaaccctaatttgggCTCTGAGTTAGAAGGGGTGCCAAGACAGGAAAATGATGAACCCTCAGAGACGACGAATGCGGTGGCGAAGAAGAAGGATGGGAGGAAGAGGAAAAGGGATGAAGTTGAGAGGGAATATGAGGTGAAGAAGTACGGCGTGAAGGAGGGCGAGGAGGATCGGGACAAGGAGAAGAGGACTGTTGGGGAGAAGAGGAAGACAGTTGATAATCCAGCTGATATGCTGGTTTCCAACGAAGGTTTCGACGACGAGAGTAAGCTCTTGAGGACTGTTTTTGTTGGGAATTTGCCCTTGAAGGTCAAGAAAAAAGCTTTGATGAAGGAGTTCATTAAATTTGGAGAGGTGGAGTCTGTGAGGATTCGATCCGTGCCAATCTTGGAT ACCAAAAGGCCCAGAAAGGGAGCAATACTCACAAAACAAATCCATGATAAAGCTGACAG CGTTAATGCCTACATTGTTTTCAAAACCGAGGAATCGGCACAGGCTTCTTTGTCCCATAACATGGCTGTG GTTGAAGGACATCATATCCGTGTTGACAGGGCTTGCCCACCTCGTAAGAAGCTGAAAGGGGAGAGTGCTACTGTTTATGATCACACGAGAACAGTTTTTGTGGGTAACCTTCCATTTGATGTAAAG GATGAAGAAGTTTATCAGTTGTTTTGTGGTATCAACAATCTTGGATCCGGCGTTGAAGCTATTCGCATAATCAGGGATCCTAATTATGGTATCGGAAAGGGCATTGCTTATGTTTTGTTTAGAACAAGG GAAACTGCAAATTTGGTCGTTAAGAAGCGAAACTTGAAGCTTGGGGATCGGGAGCTCAGGCTGTCTCATGCAAAACCAGAGTCCACCCCAACTAAGAGAAAGAAACCCTCATCAGCATCGGAAGCTAATTCTTCAGCCAAAAAGCGAGCTGTGGACTCGAGGAGTCCAGATTTTAACAAGTCGAGTTCAAAGGCATCTTACCAGGGCCTGCGTGCAGGTAAGCCTGGTGTCCAAAAGAAGTTCAATGCAAAAGGCAGTAGACCAGATAAGTTTGAATCAAAATCACCAAGTGGAATGAAGCCGAAAGAACGTAAAGATAAACGACCATCCGTTGCTGCTAGAAAGGCTAAAGAAGCACATAAAGGTGGCGCTGCTTCAAAACAAACAGGTACAAAGCGTAAGCTTGATAGCCGGACTCCAGATAGCTCCCAGCAgaaaaagaaattcaagaaatatAGGTAG
- the LOC126625091 gene encoding uncharacterized protein LOC126625091 isoform X1, translating into MSSDPMNPPGLVVSITEPILSFLTSASTDPHLSHELQQIASNLSSKPTVPYKSLRALWVASDASTRPHLAQLFSGCEFVLTSPKPREKSEELKARLKKLAEVLERNAYAELVKDITPKKETTEPFSSYKDQLGFGLHVVVTMFTCYLVGYAAFRALFNHSPVMNAAGGILGLVIGMLVETFIFIIRTSSQDLRSSSSTSKLKKNQ; encoded by the exons ATGAGCAGTGATCCGATGAACCCACCTGGACTGGTCGTATCGATCACCGAACCCATCCTCTCATTCCTCACCTCAGCATCCACAGACCCACACCTCTCTCATGAACTCCAGCAAATTGCTTCCAATCTATCCTCCAAACCCACTGTACCGTACAAGTCTCTCCGAGCTCTTTGGGTTGCATCTGATGCCTCGACCCGACCGCACTTGGCCCAACTCTTCTCCGGATGCGAGTTCGTCCTCACCAGCCCCAAACCCAGAGAAAAG AGTGAGGAGTTGAAGGCTAGACTTAAGAAGCTGGCTGAAGTTTTGGAGAGGAATGCATATGCAGAACTTGTGAAGGATATTACACCTAAAAAAGAAACCACTGAGCCTTTCTCTTCTTACAAGGATCAACTTGGCTTTG GTTTACATGTTGTGGTGACCATGTTTACCTGCTATTTGGTAGGATATGCTGCATTCAGAGCTTTGTTTAACCACAGTCCCGTCATG AATGCTGCTGGAGGCATTCTTGGATTGGTCATTGGCATGCTCGTGGAAacatttattttcattattagAACTTCTAGTCAAGATCTCAGATCATCTTCTTCCACATCCAAGCTAAAGAAGAATCAGTAG
- the LOC126625090 gene encoding uncharacterized protein LOC126625090, which translates to MIRTGSIALQSPAVSGSPRVSLARNDSLSSVFSGERSTVGSPMISLHFDVNRRRDKTIQRALSESDILRSAPDGFRALPASYAGKLAGSGISTEELVPGGGDRGGKTVTVEEGEQRKIGAYYQEMLKSNPGDPLLLRNYGKFLHEVEKDAVGAEECYCRAILGSPGDGELLSLYAKLIWETQRDEERAKSYFDQAVSASPDDCMVLGSFASFMWEAEEDEDEDDSKEINIYDGTQVSSVPALVPAF; encoded by the exons ATGATCCGAACCGGTTCGATTGCGCTCCAGTCACCGGCCGTTTCCGGCTCGCCCAGAGTGTCCCTAGCCCGGAACGATTCGCTCTCGAGCGTTTTCTCCGGCGAGAGGAGCACCGTCGGATCTCCCATGATCTCCCTGCATTTCGACGTCAATCGCCGCCGAGATAAGACGATCCAGAGAGCTCTGTCGGAAAGCGACATTCTCCGATCGGCGCCCGACGGATTTCGAGCTCTGCCGGCTAGTTACGCCGGAAAATTGGCGGGAAGTGGAATTTCGACGGAGGAGCTGGTTCCTGGCGGCGGCGATCGCGGAGGGAAAACTGTAACGGTGGAGGAAGGCGAGCAGAGGAAGATCGGAGCTTATTATCAAGAGATGCTGAAGTCAAACCCCGGCGATCCGTTGCTGCTGAGGAACTACGGGAAATTCTTGCACGAg GTGGAGAAGGATGCGGTGGGGGCGGAGGAGTGCTATTGTAGGGCGATATTGGGGAGTCCGGGAGACGGTGAGTTGTTGTCGCTCTACGCAAAGCTAATCTGGGAGACGCAGAGAGATGAGGAACGGGCTAAATCTTACTTTGATCAGGCTGTTTCTGCCTCCCCTGACGattg CATGGTGTTGGGGTCCTTCGCTAGCTTCATGTGGGAAGCAGAGGAAGACGAAGACGAAGACGACAGCAAAGAAATCAACATTTACGACGGAACTCAAGTCTCATCGGTGCCGGCTCTGGTTCCTGCATTTTAA
- the LOC126625089 gene encoding uncharacterized membrane protein At4g09580-like: MEKRDDNGVDVKVVGGGVGPNNIKFPLSFWEVAVASTVVLGFLFGLLGVYLTMPASDYSFLKLPRSLQELQILRVHLEDYTSDYTAQVLLGYCMVYIFMQTFMIPGTVFMSLLAGSLFGVFKGVALVVFNATAGASSCYFLSKLIGRPIVISLWPDKLQFFQNQVAKRRQGLLNYMLFLRLTPTLPNTFINLASPIVDVPYHIFLLATSIGLIPAAYVTVRAGLALGELRSLGDLYDFNSIATLFFIGVVSITPTLVSKNKA, from the exons atggagaagaGAGACGACAATGGGGTGGACGTGAAGGTGGTTGGCGGGGGAGTGGGACCCAATAATATTAAGTTCCCGTTGAGCTTCTGGGAGGTGGCTGTGGCTTCCACCGTCGTATTGGGCTTCTTGTTTGGCCTTCTGGGTGTTTACCTGACCATGCCCGCATCGGATTACAGCTTCCTCAAGCTTCCCCGTAGCCTCCAAGAGCTTCAAATCCTCAG AGTTCACCTCGAGGACTACACAAGTGACTACACCGCGCAGGTTCTGTTAGGGTACTGCATGGTTTATATTTTCATGCAGACTTTCATGATCCCTGGTACCGTATTTATGTCCCTGCTTGCCGGTTCCCTTTTTGGAGTCTTCAAAGGTGTAGCCTTGGTGGTGTTTAACGCCACTGCTGGTGCATCTTCTTGTTATTTCTTGTCGAAGCTGATCGGGAGGCCCATTGTCATCTCTCTTTGGCCTGACAAGCTGCAATTTTTCCAAAACCAG GTAGCTAAAAGAAGGCAGGGACTATTGAACTATATGTTGTTTCTACGATTAACTCCGACCTTGCCAAATACATTTATTAATCTTGCTTCACCAATAGTTGATGTGCCTTACCATATTTTCTTACTGGCAACTTCAATTGGTCTGATACCAGCTGCTTACGTCACAGTCAGG GCTGGATTAGCTCTTGGAGAGTTACGATCCCTTGGGGATCTCTATGACTTCAACTCGATAGCCACCTTGTTCTTCATTGGAGTTGTCTCAATTACTCCCACGCTAGTGAGCAAGAACAAGGCATAG